The Prunus persica cultivar Lovell chromosome G8, Prunus_persica_NCBIv2, whole genome shotgun sequence genome includes a region encoding these proteins:
- the LOC18767477 gene encoding ankyrin repeat, bromo and BTB domain-containing protein DDB_G0293800 isoform X2, which yields MAWSAIKRRQLEDGFGSFEFEFQTQKRIRSSRVSETQRSVAVEEKSTVGLPLRKGLASSATKNANPESEDLGLDEICQTQKRKRSSRVSETQRNVAVEEKSTVGLPLCMGLASSATKNANPESEEGFDEICQTQKRKRSSRVSKTQRKEKSTVGLPLRKIKGLASSASKETLDCSKVLDSLMNLGHASYFNKPVVDPVAENLPGYFDEIWRPMDLGTVKSKLERGVYSSAADFAADIRLIFSNAFRYFPLGSRNRAAAKHLSGVFETQWKEAEEKMSNACPPPTPPLPERRPNGKSSSACTVLMQNQGVVGVSDSHSVKSTKDDDLGTLVHQAMYQATDNLSPCKARRIQSLKMRFSGTIRKANKILKGLPDSPPRRKLMHRMEQRETARLAILNMEKSVQFEDPLKDLKQLEILCGCGSEKVYLGLPLKHLGLYLKEDDELQGQDEEAFLNGDWEEGEICWQEGDWEEVFV from the exons ATGGCGTGGTCTGCTATAAAGCGCAGACAATTGGAGGATGGTTTTGGTtcctttgagtttgagtttcaGACCCAGAAGAGGATAAGGTCTTCTAGGGTTTCTGAGACCCAACGGAGTGTAGCCGTTGAGGAAAAGTCGACCGTTGGTCTTCCTCTGCGCAAGGGTTTGGCTTCGTCTGCTACAAAAAATGCCAACCCAGAATCAGAAGATCTGGGTCTTGATGAAATCTGTCAGACccagaagaggaagaggtcTTCTAGGGTTTCTGAGACCCAACGGAATGTAGCCGTTGAGGAAAAGTCGACTGTTGGTCTTCCTCTGTGCATGGGTTTGGCTTCGTCTGCTACAAAAAATGCCAACCCGGAATCAGAAGAGGGTTTTGATGAAATCTGTCAAACccagaagaggaagaggtcTTCTAGGGTTTCTAAGACCCAACGGAAGGAAAAGTCGACTGTTGGTCTTCCTCTGCGCAAAATCAAAGGTTTGGCTTCGTCTGCTTCAAAAGAGACGTTGGATTGTTCTAAGGTCTTGGATTCTCTGATGAATCTCGGCCATGCGAGCTACTTCAACAAGCCCGTTGTTGATCCTGTGGCTGAGAATCTGCCGGGTTATTTCGACGAAATCTGGAGGCCGATGGATTTGGGTACTGTGAAATCGAAATTGGAGAGGGGTGTCTACTCCAGCGCTGCTGACTTTGCTGCTGATATCAGGCTTATCTTCTCAAACGCTTTCAGATATTTCCCCCTTGGGAGTAGAAATCGTGCAGCAGCCAAGCATCTCAGTGGGGTTTTTGAGACCCAATGGAAAGAAGCCGAGGAGAAAATGTCAAATGCTTGTCCTCCTCCTACTCCTCCTCTGCCCGAACGGAGACCAAATGGCAAGAGCTCTTCTGCTTGTACGGTTCTTATGCAAAATCAAGGGGTTGTTGGGGTTTCTGATTCTCACTCAGTTAAGTCAACCAAAGATGACGACTTGGGCACCCTTGTTCATCAAGCCATGTATCAGGCCACAGACAATCTTTCTCCATGTAAGGCTAGGCGAATTCAGTCGCTCAAGATGCGATTTTCAGGTACAATACGGAAAGCAAACAAGATACTAAAGGGTCTACCTGATTCTCCACCAAGGAGAAAATTGATGCATCGGATGGAGCAAAGGGAAACGGCTCGCCTTGCTATTTTGAACATGGAGAAGTCAGTCCAATTTGAGGACCCTTTAAAGGATCTCAAACAACTTGAGATTCTGTGTGGCTGTGGCAGTGAAAAGGTCTACCTTGGATTGCCTCTTAAGCATTTGGGTTTGTACCTCAAGGAAGATGACGAGTTGCAGGGTCAGGACGAGGAGGCGTTTCTGAATGGAGATTGGGAGGAAGGCGAGATCTGCTGGCAGGAAGGCGATTGGGAGGAAG TTTTTGTGTGA
- the LOC18767477 gene encoding ankyrin repeat, bromo and BTB domain-containing protein DDB_G0293800 isoform X1, with protein sequence MAWSAIKRRQLEDGFGSFEFEFQTQKRIRSSRVSETQRSVAVEEKSTVGLPLRKGLASSATKNANPESEDLGLDEICQTQKRKRSSRVSETQRNVAVEEKSTVGLPLCMGLASSATKNANPESEEGFDEICQTQKRKRSSRVSKTQRKEKSTVGLPLRKIKGLASSASKETLDCSKVLDSLMNLGHASYFNKPVVDPVAENLPGYFDEIWRPMDLGTVKSKLERGVYSSAADFAADIRLIFSNAFRYFPLGSRNRAAAKHLSGVFETQWKEAEEKMSNACPPPTPPLPERRPNGKSSSACTVLMQNQGVVGVSDSHSVKSTKDDDLGTLVHQAMYQATDNLSPCKARRIQSLKMRFSGTIRKANKILKGLPDSPPRRKLMHRMEQRETARLAILNMEKSVQFEDPLKDLKQLEILCGCGSEKVYLGLPLKHLGLYLKEDDELQGQDEEAFLNGDWEEGEICWQEGDWEEGEIRS encoded by the coding sequence ATGGCGTGGTCTGCTATAAAGCGCAGACAATTGGAGGATGGTTTTGGTtcctttgagtttgagtttcaGACCCAGAAGAGGATAAGGTCTTCTAGGGTTTCTGAGACCCAACGGAGTGTAGCCGTTGAGGAAAAGTCGACCGTTGGTCTTCCTCTGCGCAAGGGTTTGGCTTCGTCTGCTACAAAAAATGCCAACCCAGAATCAGAAGATCTGGGTCTTGATGAAATCTGTCAGACccagaagaggaagaggtcTTCTAGGGTTTCTGAGACCCAACGGAATGTAGCCGTTGAGGAAAAGTCGACTGTTGGTCTTCCTCTGTGCATGGGTTTGGCTTCGTCTGCTACAAAAAATGCCAACCCGGAATCAGAAGAGGGTTTTGATGAAATCTGTCAAACccagaagaggaagaggtcTTCTAGGGTTTCTAAGACCCAACGGAAGGAAAAGTCGACTGTTGGTCTTCCTCTGCGCAAAATCAAAGGTTTGGCTTCGTCTGCTTCAAAAGAGACGTTGGATTGTTCTAAGGTCTTGGATTCTCTGATGAATCTCGGCCATGCGAGCTACTTCAACAAGCCCGTTGTTGATCCTGTGGCTGAGAATCTGCCGGGTTATTTCGACGAAATCTGGAGGCCGATGGATTTGGGTACTGTGAAATCGAAATTGGAGAGGGGTGTCTACTCCAGCGCTGCTGACTTTGCTGCTGATATCAGGCTTATCTTCTCAAACGCTTTCAGATATTTCCCCCTTGGGAGTAGAAATCGTGCAGCAGCCAAGCATCTCAGTGGGGTTTTTGAGACCCAATGGAAAGAAGCCGAGGAGAAAATGTCAAATGCTTGTCCTCCTCCTACTCCTCCTCTGCCCGAACGGAGACCAAATGGCAAGAGCTCTTCTGCTTGTACGGTTCTTATGCAAAATCAAGGGGTTGTTGGGGTTTCTGATTCTCACTCAGTTAAGTCAACCAAAGATGACGACTTGGGCACCCTTGTTCATCAAGCCATGTATCAGGCCACAGACAATCTTTCTCCATGTAAGGCTAGGCGAATTCAGTCGCTCAAGATGCGATTTTCAGGTACAATACGGAAAGCAAACAAGATACTAAAGGGTCTACCTGATTCTCCACCAAGGAGAAAATTGATGCATCGGATGGAGCAAAGGGAAACGGCTCGCCTTGCTATTTTGAACATGGAGAAGTCAGTCCAATTTGAGGACCCTTTAAAGGATCTCAAACAACTTGAGATTCTGTGTGGCTGTGGCAGTGAAAAGGTCTACCTTGGATTGCCTCTTAAGCATTTGGGTTTGTACCTCAAGGAAGATGACGAGTTGCAGGGTCAGGACGAGGAGGCGTTTCTGAATGGAGATTGGGAGGAAGGCGAGATCTGCTGGCAGGAAGGCGATTGGGAGGAAGGTGAGATCCGCTCATGA